The Desulfofundulus salinus genome includes the window TATCTCTGTGGCATCCTGGTGTTTCCAGAGCTCCTCAGCGACCGGGGCCTTTTGCCCTGCCGGCTGACTGCGGCCTTTCCCATCCCTGGGCCGGTAGTCCACCCTGTCCCCATCGTGCAGGCGGTAGGCCGGTGGGGCAACCTGGTCGTTCACCAGCACCTCCCACGCCCCCAGTTCCGCCAGAGGAACGGCCAGGTATTCTGCCAGCCACTCAAAAAGGGGTTTTACGGCGCAGATTTCCACTTCACCATCCAGGGGGATTTCCCGGGATGGTTCGGCGACCTGCCCGTTGATTAAACAAAGGGCCGCTGTTTCCACTGGCCTCCCGTTGGCGTGAACGGTGATGGTGCCCGGGGGTGGCAGAAGGTCGGCTACTGTGGCCCGGGCATCTTCACCATTCACTGCCGGGTGGACCACAATCCGGTCTCCGTGGGCCACCCTGGTTTGCATGTTGGCTTCCCGGTCATTCACCAGAATCCTGGCCGGTTGGGAGAGCCCTCCGTAAATGACCTGGCGCTTGCCGTTTAAGGTAAAGGCCAGGTTTTTCCCGTTTTGCCCGATCAGCAGGCGGGGGTTAAAGCCGGTTAAAGCCAGCACATTCCCCACGGTAAATTCCCGGGCGTTGAAGAGCCGGTGTTCCACCCCGTTCACCATGATGTGGATAAAATCATGGCCCAGTTTGCGTAAAGCAACCAGGGCAATGCCCGCTACCGTCACCCCTTCCGGCCCGGGAATTTGATCCTTACCCTCCACCATGAGTACCTGTCCCAGGCTGCGCCGGTCCCGCAGGACCACCCGGTTTTTGTCCAGCTCCAGATGCCGGGCAATCTTTTCCGTCAAGCCGGGAACCTGCCCGCCGCCTCCTACGCAAAATACCGAACGGGGTGGTCGCCCCCCGTTTTGGGCCAGGATTTGGGTGCTGATTTCCCGGGCCAATCTTTCCAGTGCCGGGTCGATGCGGGCCAGCAGGTCCTGGCAGGAGATGGTATTTTCCATGCCCACGATGTCCGTGTAACGTATATCCTCGCCCCGGACCAGCTCCCTTTTCATGCGCTCGGCGGTGTCAAAATCAACCAGGCAGGTCTGGACAATTTCCTCGGTAATTTCGTCTCCAGCCACGGGGACCATGCCGTAGGCGGTGATGGCACCGTCCCTGGTGATGGCAATATCGGAGGTGCCGGCGCCGATATCCACCAGGGCCAGGTTTAAAAGGCGGTAGTTTTCGGGAATGGCTGCTTCGATGGCGGCAATGGGTTCCAGGGTGAGGCTTAAAGGCTCCAGTTCCACCCTCTGGAGCACGGCGTAGAGGCTGTTGACCACCGAGCCGGGCAAAAAAGTGGCCAGCACATCGGCTCCAATGGTTTTGCCCCGGTGGCCCACCAGGCTGGAAATGGGGTAGCCGTCCAGGTAATAAGAAACGATGCTGTAACCTACGCACGTGAAATCCTGTCCGTTGGGCGGCGGTTCGGCTGCCAGTTCCCGGTGGGCCTGCTGGATGGCTGCCAGTTCCAGGGCGTTCACTTCAGGCCAGTCAATTTCCTGGCCGCTGGTTTCCTGCTCAATGTGGCAGGACCGGGTAATCAGGGAGCGGCCTGCGGCGGCAATGGCCACATGTCGCAAGGGGAAGCCCAGTTCTCCTTCCAAATCTTTTTTGACCGCCCGTACCGCTTCCGCCACTCCCGGAATGTCGTGGATCTGCCCGTCCAGCATGGTTCGCCGGCGGTGTTCCACCAGCCGCTGCGCCGCCAGCCTTAACCGGCCGTCTTCGGGGACGGCTACCAGTCCGATTACCGTACGGGTGCCGATATCCAGGGCAAAGATGGTATTTTCAGGAGATACTTTTAAAGCCATGCCACATACCTTCCCGTTCAGTTCGCCAATAGGGTGTCGATGTAAACATCTGCCAAAAGGCTGTTATGTTTAGTTATTCTACCTGATCAGAAATGGATCCTGCCTTAGGGCATGTGTTATTTGTTACGGCTGTTGGTGCCTGCGGGGCAGGAGATCATAAACTTTAGTGCAAAGTTAAAGGGTAGAGGCTTCGATATTTCAAGATTTTGGGGATTTGGTGATGGTGAGTGGCGATCCATGCTGATGGTTTTTTTCTGGATCGGGTATGGCGTACGGCTGCCGGCAATGAAGGGCAGCCGGTCACCATACTCGAGGACATTACAGCCCACTTTCCCGGGGGTACCATCACGGCCCTGGTGGGGCCGTCGGGTTCGGGTAAAAGTTCCCTGCTGCGTCTTTTAAACCGTCTGGATGAACCCAGCCGGGGCAGGCTTTACTGGCAGGGCAAGCCCCTGGAAGGGTATCCCGTGCGGGAACTGCGGCGTCAGGTGGGCATGTTGTTTCAAACCCCGGTCCTTTTTCCCGGTACCGTAGAAGAAAACCTCCTTTACGGTCCCCGGGTTACCCGCTCGGCCCCGCGCGTAGAGCCGGCAGAGTTGCTGGAACAGGTCGGGCTGGACGGCACGTTTTTGCGGCGGGACGTGAGCAGCCTTTCCGGTGGCCAGGCCCAGCGGGTTGCCCTGGCCCGGGTGCTGGCCAACCGGCCGGCGGCCCTTTTGCTGGACGAACCCACTTCAGCCCTGGATCCCGGGGCCCGGGATGAGATAGAAGCGTTGATCACGCGGCTGCAGCGGGAAAATGACCTCACCGTGGTGTGGGTAACCCACGATGCCGCCCAGGCCCTGCGGGTAGCCCGGGTGCTGGCCGTCATACAAAAGGGGCGCCTTACGGCCTGCGGTCCGAAGGAGGATTTCATGCGCGGCGATGTCGATCCCTGGGTGCGCCAGTTCTTCCAGGAGGGCAGGCACACCCCGCAAAGGTGCTGCCGGCCCTGAAAAGAGGTGAAATCCCTTGACCGATGCAGCTCTATTGTCCACGCTGGCCCTGGTGCTGGTGGCCATGCTTTTGTCTTTGTGGCAGCAGCTGCGCCTGGAGCGGGATTTGCTGGTGGGGACGGTCCGTACTTTTTTGCAGTTGCTGGCTATCGGTTATGTGCTGACCTTTGTGCTCAGGCAGGACCGCTGGTATTTTACCGCGGGGGTATTGTTGCTGATGACCCTGGTAGCCGCCCACAATGCGGCCGGAAAGGGCAAAAAGATCCCGGGGATATTCTGGCGGGTGATCCTGGCTATTGGGCTGGGGGAAGTAGTTACCCTGGGCCTGATGCTCTCACTCCACATCATCGATGGTAGCCCCCGCTTTGTCATTCCGGTGGCGGGGATGATTGTCGGCAACGCCATGGTGGCTGCCGGCCTGGTGCTCAACCGTTTTCAAGCCGATATCCGCCGGCAAAGGCGGGAGGTGGAAGCCGCCCTGGCCCTGGGGGCATCTCCCCGGCAGGCGGTGGAAGGCGTTCTGCAGGCGGCCGTTAAAGGGGGCATGCTGCCTACCATTGATTCTATGAAAACCGTTGGGCTGGTTACCCTGCCGGGGATGATGACCGGCTCCATCCTGGCCGGGGCCGATCCCTTGCTGGCGGTTAAGTACCAGATCATGGTTATGCTGATGCTCAGCAGCGCCACGGCCATTTCAAGCATTGCCCTGGGGTTTACTCTTTACCGGGCTTATTTCAGCAAGGCCGAGCAATTGATCATACCGGGTAATTCTTCTCGGCCGTAAGCATTTCCAGCCACCGTTTTAGATAAATGGGCAGGGTAAAGTTCTTCCTGACATGTTCCCTGGCGTTTTGACCCAGCCTCTCTCCCAGGGCCGGGTCGCGTAAAATCCTCACCAGTGCCCGGGCCATTTCTCCGGTGGTGGCGGCGGCCAGCCCGGTTTGCCCGGGGATTAACTGCACCGTAATGCCGCCCACGGGGGAAGCTACCACCGGGCGGGATTTCCACATGGCCTCGGTTACGGTCAGTCCGAAACCCTCCCGTACCGATTTCTGGACCACCACTGCGGCAACCCGCTGGAGCACATTGATTTCCAGATCGCTGGTGGGGGGGAGTTCCAGGATAAAGATGTCCGGGTCATGGGCGGCTGCTTGCCGCACTTCCTGGAGCACCTGGATGCCCTCGGGGTCGTCGGAGGCTCCACCCCCCGCCAGCACCAGGCGGCATGGTATTTCCTTTCGCACCAGACGAAAGACCTGGATAACCCCCAACGGGTCTTTGAGTCGGTCAAACCGGGAAATTTGCACCACCAGGGGCAGGTCAGCCGGTATGCCCAGCCGCTCCATAACCGCGGCAATCTCACTGGACGATACCTCCCGGTTTTTCTCCGCCAGGGGGTCGATGGCCGGGGGCATGAAGTATTGCCGGTGGCCCAGATTCCGGGCGTAGGCCGGGATATGATAGATGGCGGCGTCACAACGCCTTGCCCAGGGTCTCAAAAAATCCCACACCTCCCGGTCCACGTCTACCGGGTCAATGTGGCAGTACCACAGCCAGCGGCCCGGGTGGCCGGGACGGATTTCGGCCAGGCCCAGGGGCTGCTGATCGTGGAGAATGACAAAGTCCGCCCGGGGTTCTACCAGGTCGTAGTTCTCCCGGGATATCCGGCGGTAGGTGTCCAGCATGGCGGGCGTTATTTGTACGGGTACGCCGTGAAAGGCGTTGTGAAAGGTTTTGGTCACCCGGAAAAATTCCTCATCCCCCTTGATGACGTCCCAGCGCACCTCTAAGCCCGCTTCCTGCATCATGGGCACGAGGCGTTTTAAAATTTCCGCCACTCCGCCGCCGGCAAAGGTGGAATTAATGTGCTGAACCCTGCACCCTATGAGCTGCCGGGCCAGCTCATAGATCTCTTCGATGAGTTGTTCACCAACAATAGCCTGATAATCCCTGATACCAGCCATGAATGACCCTCTTCCTCTGCAGTGTTTTCTAACCCCTTAGTATATTCGCCCGGAAAAAAATTTTCCTCCACCTGCCCAACATAGATGGAGGAAATATTTTATCGTGTTATTCGCTTTACTCCAGGCCGGCCAGCAGGGCCGGGCCGGCGCTCGTACCCAGCCTGGTGGCCCCGGCCCGGATCAGGGCCAGGGCCTGGCCGGTGGTACGAATGCCCCCCGAGGCTTTTACGCCAATTTCCGGGGGTAGGTTTTCCCGCAATAGCCCCACATCTTCCACCGTGGCCCCGCCCGGGCCAAAACCGGTGCTGGTTTTTACAAAGTGGGCGCCTGCCTGACGTACCAGCCGGCAGGCGGTAATCTTCTCCCCGTGGTTTAAGTAGCCTGTTTCGATAATCACCTTGACCAGCCCCCCGGGCAAAAGGGCGGTCACTGCCTCCACCACTCCCCGGATATCGGCCACAACGAGATCATAGTTTCCTTCCTTCAAGGCGCCAATATTTATGACCATGTCCACTTCCCTGGCGCCGTTTCTGACGGCCTCTTCAGCTTCCTTCTTTTTTACGGACGGCGTGGTTGCCCCCAGGGGGAAGCCAATCACCGTGCACACTGCCACACGGGAACCGGCAAGTATTTTCGCGGCATATGCCACATGGGCGGGATTAACGCATACGGCGGCGAATCCTTCAGCCATCGCCTCAATACAAAGTTGCCGGATGTCCCGGGTGGTGGCTGTGGGTTTAAGCAGGGTATGATCAATCATGGCGGCCAGCTGGTTTCTGGTCAACCGCCAACCCCCCTTATAAAATTACTGTTATTAAACGGCGCAGGGAATCACTGGTTGCCTGCTGGGGTCGTGGTTTCTATTTTAAGCTGCCTTTGCAGCAGGTTTAACAGCAGGCTCAAGGCCAGCCCTATTGCCAGCGTGCTTACCAGCACCAGGGTGGTATTAAATTGCAGCCAGGCCACCAGGTATGCTGTGGCAATGACAATGGAAAGGATCATGAGGGGAAAAGCTACTTTAAAGAAACCCAGGAAACTGATAGGAGTACCCCTCTTTTCAGCCATGCCCACCACTACCACGTTGGCCGAAGCACCGATGATGGTGCCGTTGCCACCCAGGCAGGCTCCCAGGGAAAGGGACCACCACAGGAAATTGAGGTTTTCTATGCCCCCCAGGCGGCCCATGTCCTGAATTAAAGGAATCATGGTCGCCACAAAGGGGATGTTGTCCACAAAGGCCGAGGCCAGGGCCGAAAGCCAGACAATCAAAAGGCCCGCCGGCAGGAGTTCTCCCCCGGTAACCTCCAGGGCAAAATGGGCGATGGTTTCAATGACCCCTACTTCTTCCAGCGCTCCCACCAGGGCAAACAGGCCGATAAAGAAGAAGATAACCGGCCATTCTACGGCGTGCAGGGCATGTTCCGGGTCGGAACGGGTGATTACCAGCAACAGGGCCGCCCCGGCCAGGGCAATCACCGAGCTCTCCAGGTGCAGGAACTGGTGCAGGGCAAACCCGGCAATGGTTAAACCCAAAACCCAAAGACAGGGCTTGAGCAAAGAGGCGTCTTTAATCTCGTCCCATTCATTTAGCTCCAGGATGCTTTTTTGATTCTCAGGGTTTGTAACCAGGTCCCGGCGGTAAATGAGGCGCAGGATAAAGATCGTCAAGACATAAATCACTACCACCACCGGGGTAAGGTTAATCACAAAATCCATAAACCCGAGCCTTACGGCGCTACCAATCATGATGTTGGGCGGGTCTCCGATCAGGGTGGCCGTTCCCCCAATGTTGGAAGCGATAATTTCAGAAATTAAGAAGGGCAGGGGGCTTACTTTTAGTTTGTGGGCGATGGCAAATGTAACGGGCACGATGAGCAGTACCGTGGTCACATTGTCCAGCAGGGCTGAAAGTACAGCCGTGACCAGGGAGAGGGATGCCAGGATACGCAGGGGTTCTCCCCGGGCCATTTTGGCCGCCTTGATGGCCAGGTACTCAAAAACTCCCGTTTCACGGGTAACGCCCACGATGATCATCATGCCCGTTAAAAGGCCAATGGTGTTCCAATCGATGTAGTGGACGGCCAGTTCCGGGGTAATGATACCGGCCAGTATGACTATCGCCGCACCGCAAAAGGCAGCCACGGTACGGTGAATCTTTTCCGAAATAATTATAGCATAGGTGAGTAAAAAGACGGATGTAGCTAAAATAACTTGCGTTTGAGCCGACAAATTTCCCATCTCCTTTCATCCATAGTATTTCGATAATCACCCAGTCTTACTACATTTAAGGAAACCACCTCCATTAGACCAGAAATGTGACTAATTTCAGGCAAAATTAAAGGGGGGGGGTAGCCAAGTGACTACCCCCCCCAGCAGTCGGTACCGTTGCAGCCTGGCGATCATAGTCCTGAAAAGGACCTTAGACCCATAGCTTTAGCGTCCCGGGCTTTCGCCCGGTTTGCCCAACCCGTAAGGAACGTACACTTTTCACTTTACTACATAAGTATTATAAGTGGTCAGGGCCTATGGAGGCAATAGGAATTTAATCAATTTATTAATAATGCAGGTTTCTCCCACTAGAACGTAGAAGATCTTGCAATAAAGATTGTCTTTGGGGAGGTAGTGGTTTGCATGAAAATCCTTCTGGCCGTGGATGGTTCGGAGAATTCACTGCGTGCTGCCAGGCAGGCTTTGCGCTTAAGCAAACTAAACCCGGAAGTCGCAGTTACGGCTCTGTACGTGGGGCCTTCCTGTTATAAACTTTTCCCCGAACCCGGAGTATGTGCCTGGCTTCAGCAAAAAGAGCTGGATCAAGAAATAGAAGCCCGCGCGGAAAAAGTCTTTGCCGCCGTAGAAAAAATTTTTCGGGCAGAAGGCCAGGCCATAGCCACGGCGGTGGAACGGGGAGATGCCGCTGAAGCCATCTGTCGGCTGGCTGCGGAGGGTCAATTTGACCTGATCGTCGTTGGAAGCCGCGGTTATGGCGATCTTAAGTCCCTTTTCCTGGGCAGCGTGAGCCATAAAGTGCTGCACCTCGCCCCCTGCCCCGTAATGATTGTCAGGTGATAAATATGATTAATAAAATGTAGCTGTACTCTTCCGGGGTTTTTATTATTGAAAATTAAATTGGTATTTGGTAAAAATACGATTGGGTAAACACACGAGATGAGAATTCCGGGGTATAACATAAGAGCACTTTGATGCAGGAGGTTAAATTGATCATGTCCACGATTCTCTCCCTGGTGAGGAGCCGGTATTCCGTAAGGCACTATAAACCCGACCCGCTGCCCGAGGCATTGCTGGATCAACTCCTGGAAGCGGCCCGCTGGGCCCCTTCTGCCGGTAACCTGCAGCCCTGGTTTTTCTATGTGGTTACCCGGGAGGAAAAAAAAGAAGCCCTGGCACAGGCCGCTTTAAATCAACGTTTTATTGCCCAGGCGCCCGTGGTGATTGTGGTTTGCGCCGAACCGGAACGCTCGGCGCGGGTTTACGGTGAGCGGGGGCGGCAGCTTTATTGTTACCAGGATACGGCTGCGGCAGTGCAAAATATTCTGCTTACCGCAAATGCCCTGGGCCTGGGAACCTGCTGGGTGGGTGCTTTTGACGAGGAACGGGTGAAAGAGTGCCTGGGTATCCCCGCGGGGCGTATACCCGTGGCCATCATTCCCGTGGGTTACCCGGCCGACGATCCGGCCCGCAGGCCCAAGAGGAGGGAAATAGAAGAGATTGTGAGTTACATTTAGGCCACCGGCCGGGATTTCCGGCCGGCTTTTTTGCGAAGCGGTGTAAATCTTTTGCGGATATAACGAACCCTTTTTACGTCCGGCATGCGTTCAGCCGGGCCAAAGAGAAGGCTGTTGGTGGGACAGGCGGTAACGCAGGCCGGCTCGAGCCCGGCATCAATCCGATCTTTGCAGTAGTCGCATTTCACAGCTACACCTTTTTCTTCATCCCATTGGGGCGCACCCCACGGGCAGGCCATAATGCAGCTCCGGCACCCAACACACAGTTCCCGGTCAATGAACACAATGCCGTCCCTGGGGCGTTTCTGGACGGCTCCAACCGGGCAGGCCTGCACGCAATAGGGGTCCTCGCAGTGGTGGCAGGCTGTGAAAACATACGTTGCCATTGCTTGACCGCTTCTGATAACAGGGTCTACCGTAACAACCTTACTTGGCTTGGGTCCCACGCCAAGCCCCTTGTTTACTTTGCACTGCACTTCACAGCTGCGGCAGGAAATGCATCTTTTCTCGTCCTGGTACAGGTAATACTTGCTCATTGATTAGCCTCCCAACAGTCCCTTTGTAATATTGACTATAGTTCGATACTTTTATTAGATAACCTTCTTTAAAGCATTATTTTTATTTATAAATAATGGTAGACTTTGACCGGATTCACCGGTCAAGAAAAAAAACCCCGCTCTTTTGCGGGGTTTGTTAGGTATCTCAAGCGGATCTGTAAGGCCGGCTACACTTACATAATCCACCGGGCCAGCTTATCTGGATCTACGATGCTGATGGTTCTTCCTTCATAAGCAATGCTTTTTTCCTGCTTGAAGGTGTTTAATAGAGAAGTTACCGTCTGCCGGGAGGTTCCTACCATATTTGCCAGTTCCTCGTGGGTAAGCTGTACGCCCAGTTTTATGCCGTTTTTTGTTTCCATGCCGCAGCGTTCGCCCATTTTTAACAGGGCCAGGGCCAGCCGTCCGGGAGCCTGCCAGCAAACCATCTCGTGAATAATCTGTTCCGCTTCCCGCATGCGTACTCCCAGTAATTTAGCTACCTTAATGGCCAGAAAAGGATGGGCGCCCATTAACTCTTCAAATTTGTTTTTACGCAAAACCACCAGGCTGACGTTGCTGATCGCACCGGCAAAACAGGTACGTTCCCCTCCCCACAGGGCTTCGGCCAGACCCATTAACTCCCCGGGGCTGCGAATACTGCCTACGGTGACCCGGCGGCCGTCGGCATTCAGGCGGTAGATTTTTACCCAGCCGCTTTCCACCAGGTAGACCCGGTCGGCCGGATCGCCGGCGGCAAAAATGACATGACCTTTCGGATAATGCACCGTAAATCCCGCCTGGCGAATAAGTGCCCTTTCCACTTCATTTAATGCCGCTTTTTCCACATGCGGTAGTGACATGCCGTCTATCCCTCCCGGTAAAGAAAGGGTTTGTTTATAGCAAGTTTGTTAGAAAATTTCTATTAGATAATTCTTGTAATCGTTAAGCTATACATGCTCAAATGCAAAAAGGAAGGTTAATATAATTTAACATTTATTATATTCCCATTTCTCCATCCCTGTCAATGGCTGTTATGGGAAGCAGGCATAAAGTAGATAGTGGAATTAAAAGATGAAACAAATGAAATTATGTTTATAAGGTGTCGTGAGCATGACAAATTATTTGTCTACAAGATGACTATTAAATTGTCTTGCACCTGACGTTATCATGTTATCACATTGATTATATTTAATTATAACACATA containing:
- a CDS encoding SLC13 family permease, with protein sequence MSAQTQVILATSVFLLTYAIIISEKIHRTVAAFCGAAIVILAGIITPELAVHYIDWNTIGLLTGMMIIVGVTRETGVFEYLAIKAAKMARGEPLRILASLSLVTAVLSALLDNVTTVLLIVPVTFAIAHKLKVSPLPFLISEIIASNIGGTATLIGDPPNIMIGSAVRLGFMDFVINLTPVVVVIYVLTIFILRLIYRRDLVTNPENQKSILELNEWDEIKDASLLKPCLWVLGLTIAGFALHQFLHLESSVIALAGAALLLVITRSDPEHALHAVEWPVIFFFIGLFALVGALEEVGVIETIAHFALEVTGGELLPAGLLIVWLSALASAFVDNIPFVATMIPLIQDMGRLGGIENLNFLWWSLSLGACLGGNGTIIGASANVVVVGMAEKRGTPISFLGFFKVAFPLMILSIVIATAYLVAWLQFNTTLVLVSTLAIGLALSLLLNLLQRQLKIETTTPAGNQ
- a CDS encoding glycosyltransferase, translated to MAGIRDYQAIVGEQLIEEIYELARQLIGCRVQHINSTFAGGGVAEILKRLVPMMQEAGLEVRWDVIKGDEEFFRVTKTFHNAFHGVPVQITPAMLDTYRRISRENYDLVEPRADFVILHDQQPLGLAEIRPGHPGRWLWYCHIDPVDVDREVWDFLRPWARRCDAAIYHIPAYARNLGHRQYFMPPAIDPLAEKNREVSSSEIAAVMERLGIPADLPLVVQISRFDRLKDPLGVIQVFRLVRKEIPCRLVLAGGGASDDPEGIQVLQEVRQAAAHDPDIFILELPPTSDLEINVLQRVAAVVVQKSVREGFGLTVTEAMWKSRPVVASPVGGITVQLIPGQTGLAAATTGEMARALVRILRDPALGERLGQNAREHVRKNFTLPIYLKRWLEMLTAEKNYPV
- a CDS encoding cell division protein FtsA, whose protein sequence is MALKVSPENTIFALDIGTRTVIGLVAVPEDGRLRLAAQRLVEHRRRTMLDGQIHDIPGVAEAVRAVKKDLEGELGFPLRHVAIAAAGRSLITRSCHIEQETSGQEIDWPEVNALELAAIQQAHRELAAEPPPNGQDFTCVGYSIVSYYLDGYPISSLVGHRGKTIGADVLATFLPGSVVNSLYAVLQRVELEPLSLTLEPIAAIEAAIPENYRLLNLALVDIGAGTSDIAITRDGAITAYGMVPVAGDEITEEIVQTCLVDFDTAERMKRELVRGEDIRYTDIVGMENTISCQDLLARIDPALERLAREISTQILAQNGGRPPRSVFCVGGGGQVPGLTEKIARHLELDKNRVVLRDRRSLGQVLMVEGKDQIPGPEGVTVAGIALVALRKLGHDFIHIMVNGVEHRLFNAREFTVGNVLALTGFNPRLLIGQNGKNLAFTLNGKRQVIYGGLSQPARILVNDREANMQTRVAHGDRIVVHPAVNGEDARATVADLLPPPGTITVHANGRPVETAALCLINGQVAEPSREIPLDGEVEICAVKPLFEWLAEYLAVPLAELGAWEVLVNDQVAPPAYRLHDGDRVDYRPRDGKGRSQPAGQKAPVAEELWKHQDATEIFPENQGIPGGTLSPGITQGITVTVNGSTVNLTGRSSYIFIDIFNYIDLDPSELKPPIRLTLNGKEASFTDELHDGDIIEIGVLNRKPGSHSL
- a CDS encoding 4Fe-4S dicluster domain-containing protein, which codes for MSKYYLYQDEKRCISCRSCEVQCKVNKGLGVGPKPSKVVTVDPVIRSGQAMATYVFTACHHCEDPYCVQACPVGAVQKRPRDGIVFIDRELCVGCRSCIMACPWGAPQWDEEKGVAVKCDYCKDRIDAGLEPACVTACPTNSLLFGPAERMPDVKRVRYIRKRFTPLRKKAGRKSRPVA
- a CDS encoding ABC transporter permease codes for the protein MTDAALLSTLALVLVAMLLSLWQQLRLERDLLVGTVRTFLQLLAIGYVLTFVLRQDRWYFTAGVLLLMTLVAAHNAAGKGKKIPGIFWRVILAIGLGEVVTLGLMLSLHIIDGSPRFVIPVAGMIVGNAMVAAGLVLNRFQADIRRQRREVEAALALGASPRQAVEGVLQAAVKGGMLPTIDSMKTVGLVTLPGMMTGSILAGADPLLAVKYQIMVMLMLSSATAISSIALGFTLYRAYFSKAEQLIIPGNSSRP
- a CDS encoding universal stress protein, which produces MKILLAVDGSENSLRAARQALRLSKLNPEVAVTALYVGPSCYKLFPEPGVCAWLQQKELDQEIEARAEKVFAAVEKIFRAEGQAIATAVERGDAAEAICRLAAEGQFDLIVVGSRGYGDLKSLFLGSVSHKVLHLAPCPVMIVR
- a CDS encoding nitroreductase family protein, whose product is MSTILSLVRSRYSVRHYKPDPLPEALLDQLLEAARWAPSAGNLQPWFFYVVTREEKKEALAQAALNQRFIAQAPVVIVVCAEPERSARVYGERGRQLYCYQDTAAAVQNILLTANALGLGTCWVGAFDEERVKECLGIPAGRIPVAIIPVGYPADDPARRPKRREIEEIVSYI
- a CDS encoding Crp/Fnr family transcriptional regulator, whose protein sequence is MSLPHVEKAALNEVERALIRQAGFTVHYPKGHVIFAAGDPADRVYLVESGWVKIYRLNADGRRVTVGSIRSPGELMGLAEALWGGERTCFAGAISNVSLVVLRKNKFEELMGAHPFLAIKVAKLLGVRMREAEQIIHEMVCWQAPGRLALALLKMGERCGMETKNGIKLGVQLTHEELANMVGTSRQTVTSLLNTFKQEKSIAYEGRTISIVDPDKLARWIM
- a CDS encoding ABC transporter ATP-binding protein, with translation MAIHADGFFLDRVWRTAAGNEGQPVTILEDITAHFPGGTITALVGPSGSGKSSLLRLLNRLDEPSRGRLYWQGKPLEGYPVRELRRQVGMLFQTPVLFPGTVEENLLYGPRVTRSAPRVEPAELLEQVGLDGTFLRRDVSSLSGGQAQRVALARVLANRPAALLLDEPTSALDPGARDEIEALITRLQRENDLTVVWVTHDAAQALRVARVLAVIQKGRLTACGPKEDFMRGDVDPWVRQFFQEGRHTPQRCCRP
- the deoC gene encoding deoxyribose-phosphate aldolase; its protein translation is MTRNQLAAMIDHTLLKPTATTRDIRQLCIEAMAEGFAAVCVNPAHVAYAAKILAGSRVAVCTVIGFPLGATTPSVKKKEAEEAVRNGAREVDMVINIGALKEGNYDLVVADIRGVVEAVTALLPGGLVKVIIETGYLNHGEKITACRLVRQAGAHFVKTSTGFGPGGATVEDVGLLRENLPPEIGVKASGGIRTTGQALALIRAGATRLGTSAGPALLAGLE